CATTATTACCATGTGTTCTGAAAAATCAGAGAGAAAGTTTGTGGTAAGGatgaaacaatgacaacaatagaaatgtttcttcctgtgtgtgtgtatgttttcagaTTCCGTCCACACCAGAATGCTGATCCAAATCAACCTCGGGTGGCCGCTGTCATCGACAATCTGATCTCCTTCAAGAACAATGACTTAGGAGCATGGATTCGAGGTGGAGACATTGTCATCCAGAATTCTGGGTGAGACGGCTCATACACTCTCATCAGTTTGCGTCAGACTAGCAGCTCTTTCATCTGAGGCccagaggttaaaaaaaaactgctgtcacCACCAAGTACACTGGgatgatttttgttttgctggAATTATGATGTAATCCCCCTGCAAATTGCTGTGATGgccttctctgctgtttttaatgACTTGCCTACTTAGTCTCTTATTTTTTATTGACCACCGAACATGTCTCAACAGCTTTGCTGACAATGGAGTAGGATTGTCTTTTGCCAGGTGTGTATTCACTCTGTTATGATGATATACAGCCTTACATActtttcttctctccctgtccGGGGGACAGGATGCATGCTTACATACACTGTATGCATATTTGTCTCAATCATTTTATCCTGCAGTGATGGCAGCTACCCGAAAGATGAAGGCTCCAGCCAGGAAGTTACACAGTCCCTCTTTGTGGGTGAAAGTCGAAACAGAGGGACCAATGGAGGACAGAATAAATACTGGGGAATTGGAGGGACTGATGCAAAAATGAGGACACTGCCTAGGAACAGGTGAGTGGAAGCAAACAGTAAAAGATACATTAATAAATGGAGGAAAGATGCATCTGAGAAATGGACAAAACTCGAGGTTTCTCAGGAATTGCAGGGAATAAGGTTGCCAAAGAAAAATATGctgggaaaaacaaacaaggaagCGAGAGTGAGCAAGGCAGTCCAATAGTTGGACAGCTGGACAGACGAGGCTGCTTACAGCTGCTTTTGCCTGGAGGTGGACCTGTGAATGGAAGTTCTGTTTTGACAGATTTCCCTACAGTGATATTTTAGGCACTTCATGAAAAACTGGTTTTCGTAGGAATGGAAAACTCATTGCAGAAATTTGTTACATAAGCGCAAGATTTTAAGGATTTGAGTCTTGACAGAGCTTCAGGAGACAGTGGTGTATCAGGTGAATCGTACACATATTTGACAATGACCAAAGTCTGTCTCAAATCACTTGTGTCTCACTGGAAACATTATTAATTGGTCTTCAAATACAAAGACCTTTATTCAGTCTGATGCAATGCCAAGTCTGAGTCAGTGAAGAGTACTAATGAGAGTTTAAAGTCGCTTCTGGGTCTCCTGGGAGCTCTCTTTTCTGTCTGACATTTTTACATAAGAGAAGAGCAACTGGAACAAGACACAGACTATGTGCCTTTTTAGTTTTAAGTACCAGGGTGTCAGCTTTTGACCGCTGGCTACAACTTTACAACCATTTTATAGACTCCCTGACCGCACTGTGACATCTGGCTGAGCTGGTTTGTCTGGCGTCATTGTGGTTACAGCCAAAACAGCTTTTTCTGCCAGGGAGAAGATAGGAACAAGAGTTCAGAGAAAATATCTAAATTCTTCTTCAACACGATTttaacagtttgtttttaaacaaatattttaaaatcaaaTTTTATTGTCTCATTGTGGTCTATTCTTGCACCATCTCCCATCAATAGGACTTTCCCAATCCGAGGTTTTCAGATTTATGATGGTCCATTGCGGCTTACACAGAGTACATTTCGTGGATTCATTCCCACCCCAGAACGTTACACCAGTGCTGTGGGATTCAGCTTGAAGAACACCTGGCAGCTCACCCCACGAAACAACCTGTCTCAGCTCAGCTTTCAATCTACTGTGAGTAAACATCTTGGTTTGACATAACTGCTGATATTATACTGAACATTGTATTTTCTGAACATACGATGCAATATGTGAACCTGTTCAGAGTTCTTATTTATGTCAGCTCTTCCCTCTCTTAGATGCTTTTGTCCTTTGCTTCTtactttattgtgttttgtgcaCTTTTGTGCTCTGTTTGGGTAGCAGTGGTGAACACTTGGTGATTAATGCTCCTTTTTTATCTCATAGCTTGACCTAGTGTATTATTCActtcactcactgagttttaattcttcctttttaattaaaattaagaaaCCATTATTAAGAAATTAAGAAAccattagtcccacaatggggaaattgcttaaggcagcccagcaaagagcgccatacaccagtgccgtacactggaggctatgcaggtaaagtgccttgcccaaggacacacaacagtgactagggaggagttgggatcgaaccaccaaccttccggttattggacaaccctgctataacCAAGCAGCAGTGGCTTTGTTAGTTTactcctgtttttttcctgtaacaATCTCCATGTATTGTTTAGATCCTATTATAATTCTAGCTCTGTTAGAGTTTGGATTTATCTGAGGAAAACAGAAGACAGGAAAACCACCACAGGGGAACCACCTTCCATGTTAGTCGCTGCAGAGAAATATTGCATTTCATTGTTGCCCTCTGGTGGTGGTCCAGTGTAGTGCACTGTCTATTAGGAAATGTGGTGTCCCTATTTATTAGATTAATATATGCATTCTTAACACATATTCAGTCCCATAAACATAatttgggaaaaaaacaacaatcaatCTAGGAAAATATACAGGGGTCAGGGGTCAAGGGGTCATTTAGTGTAAAAGGGAGTTTATTACTGCAACATCTTGTCCTCCTGCCATGTCAGTGAActcttttgtgtgtgagaaatCTAAATTAGATTATATTAATAAGTTTAATACCAGGCTGATTTTCCTTCCTAAGGCAAcaaagattattattatgaaaatTATGTAAATCAAATGGATACATTATCGTGTTGCAGAAATATGCAGCTGTGTTGGAGATTGTACACTGGACGGATATTTACTACAGGATAATAACACCCTGAATTTGGTGAtaagatttacatttttaatatccACAGGTGGGCCTGCAGGCATTCTTTGGTCGGCCCGGACAGTGGTTTGAAGAAAATGACCTGGACGGTGACAAAAACTCCATCTTTCATGATCTGGACGGCTCAGTCACGGGTTACAGCGACACCTACTCTGGCCGTGCAGACAACTACCTGATCCAGCATCCTGGCTGTGTGAAAATGGCCCAGTGGAATGCAGTGACCTGCAGCGGTCGCTACTCTCAGGTACATCACGGCAGGATTGACACctcattgtttattttttgtccttCAAACATAAAAGATCTCACTGACTCTTTTACTTCTCGTAGGTGTACATTCAAACCCAAGGAGCCTCTAGCCTTAGTTTATCCATTAACAGGGATGAATACCCTGACTCTCCTTTGGTACTACGAGGGATTAACAGCCAGGGGGCGCTGTCTCAGCAGTATCAGCCGATCCTGATGATGAGCAAGAGCTACACGTTGCACTGGAGTGGTCCTGCACCTAGAGAGGTCGTCCTCTCTCTCATCAACTTTGATAAGTAAGTTGTAGCTTTTTTAGCTATTCTGGGCTGTAAAACCTGATTAACAGCAGAGAATGTACTCATGTTCTTTCTCTTACTCAGAGACGACTGGGTGCTTGTCGGACTCTGCTACCCATCAGACACCACATTTCAGATCATGGCTGACATCTACGACAGGCAGAGCAACACATTTGATGATATTACAGACTATGGCACTGTTTCCTCCCTTGCACAGCTGGAGAAGAAACCAATGGAAAGGAAGTACTTCTTTGACCAAACTGCAGGGTGAGAGTTTTGCTTTTAAccctcttgcacacacacaaatatacacacacatacacacttctgCCATCAAAGACCTTCACGtttttggatttttattttcttctcacTATTCCTTAACCAGATTATTGTGGCTCTACCTTCGAGCTCGGCAGGGCCGTGACAGCCACAGCTACTGTTCAAAAAAAGGATGTGAAAGAGTGAAAGTCGTGGCCACTACGTCCTCTAAACAGATCTGTAACTGTACAGCAAAGGCCTACCCCAAGTATACAAAGACTCCCTCAGCAGTGGTGCCTATGCCGACTCTAAACACACAACCGTGCAATGCCTGTGGTGCTAAAGAGGTTTGTGTtgctacattttaaaatgaccccTGTTTAGCTGCATAAAATGCAAATCACCAGTGTaaatcagtgtgtttctgtctcagcTTGCATTTTCTAGTGAGCCATGGACCTCCTACCTCCAGACGCAAGTCAAGACTCTCAGCaacaaagaggagcagagaggagataaCATTTCCTTTATCACTGTGAGCATGATGGGCCATAAAACAAATCTAGTCACTATATAATGTCTATATGAATCAAGGTTTTTAACCTATTTTGTTCTGTTATCCTACAGGTGGATGAGATGACCATGGCCTTCTCACAGGCTGGATTTTTCCTGGTCACAGTGGATGCCTGTTCCGGAAAAGTCACCAAGAAGACCTTTTTTGCAAGAATGGATGCCAAGATGGAGGAGGATCTAAAAACTGGAATACCAAAAAGGTGAGAGGAAAATAATACATTCCTATTTACATCCGTGTTTCATATCTAATGTGGATGTAGAAATGTTACAGCTTAGTGAGTTAATGAAAAAATCTGCAGTAATTAATTTACACACACGTTTGTTTTCTCCAGGTCGATAGTGCTCATGGGAACCCGAGGGCAGCCAGAAGGCCTGGTTGGTTTAGCGCCATATCTGGTCTCATTTGGTTTGGCCAAAGCTCCTGAGCTACACAGCAAAGGTTAGTGACACACTCACTTTGCTTCCTGTGTATGTCCAGTCACTATATTTCAcacctctctttctcacactcaCTTTATTTCTGCCTCTCACCACAGAGAGTCTGGCACTTTGGGGCTTCCAGGGTGGTTCTTCACCTCCTTCGTGGGTTTCACTAAAAGCTGGGAAAGGGGATGACTTCCTGGGGCTGCAGGAGCGCTACTTGCCTCTGGGTTTGGAGGCGTATGGCTGTTCACCACCTGCAGTCCAAACACGCAAAGACCTGGAGCTTCTGAAAAAAGCCACAGGACAACAATAAACAATGTGAACTCTACAACATACCTACCCATAAATCTCttgcacacagatacagacacacagccagctGATGAATGTGAACTGCTGAACCTTTAATTTATTAACAGTGACAGAGATGTTTACCAATGTCAAGTGGAGAGAGAAGGTGTTTTATTATAAATGGAGGGTGGATatttttgtgatgtttgtgtttgcttgtgtatgAGTCAGTATGCCTTAGGGCCGTTAGGTCAATGCACTTTTCCGGCCTTATCAGCCAAAGTGAACAAATGGGGCTTTACAAAAACTTAACAGAAAGAAAACCCAAAGCAACATTTGGGATCAGCTTGCAAAAACAGGATGAGCTTGAAAGTAGAACACAGAATATTAGATGCACACAGGCCTGcaggaaattaaaataaattagatCGTTTCTGAAATGAGTCCATGTGAAATTAAAGCTGAAACTGAAGTGAGATGGGTTGGATGTGCTCAGGTCAATGGGAAATGTTGGAGATAAATGCCATATCATCTGAGAGTTAACGCTCAACTCTAATATTTCCCAGAAATATTAAGCCAAAAACGAGAGCCTGTCAGTTAGTCACTCATTTAAAAACGTTGTATTTTAAGCCAAAATATCTACAAGCCATATTCATATAAGCCTTTAAATAGTCCTATGCTGTAATTTGCAGAGAAATTACATTGAGGGTTTTGACTTCTTAACCTTAAAATGCCTTCGGATAAGTATGTAGGTCATTTCTCCGCCTCTGAATCTTTAACTGGAAAACCTCCTCTGATCATCGTGCA
The genomic region above belongs to Parambassis ranga chromosome 9, fParRan2.1, whole genome shotgun sequence and contains:
- the cemip2 gene encoding cell surface hyaluronidase isoform X2 produces the protein MGQQREKGRYPLHFHMCGDVDQRGGYLEPTYIDGLSIHHSFSRCLTIHATNGLLVKNTVGYDTLGHCFFLEDGIEQRNTFYHNLGLLTRPGTLLPTDRNETICTSIKDKVFKGYTPSPSTECKAVSTFWIANPNNNLISNAAAGSQDAGIWFVFHSSSTGDSHGSVPETKAELTPLGIFYNNRVHSNFKAGLFIDKGVKTTNASAADPREYLCLDNSARFRPHQNADPNQPRVAAVIDNLISFKNNDLGAWIRGGDIVIQNSGFADNGVGLSFASDGSYPKDEGSSQEVTQSLFVGESRNRGTNGGQNKYWGIGGTDAKMRTLPRNRTFPIRGFQIYDGPLRLTQSTFRGFIPTPERYTSAVGFSLKNTWQLTPRNNLSQLSFQSTVGLQAFFGRPGQWFEENDLDGDKNSIFHDLDGSVTGYSDTYSGRADNYLIQHPGCVKMAQWNAVTCSGRYSQVYIQTQGASSLSLSINRDEYPDSPLVLRGINSQGALSQQYQPILMMSKSYTLHWSGPAPREVVLSLINFDKDDWVLVGLCYPSDTTFQIMADIYDRQSNTFDDITDYGTVSSLAQLEKKPMERKYFFDQTAGLLWLYLRARQGRDSHSYCSKKGCERVKVVATTSSKQICNCTAKAYPKYTKTPSAVVPMPTLNTQPCNACGAKELAFSSEPWTSYLQTQVKTLSNKEEQRGDNISFITVDEMTMAFSQAGFFLVTVDACSGKVTKKTFFARMDAKMEEDLKTGIPKRSIVLMGTRGQPEGLVGLAPYLVSFGLAKAPELHSKESLALWGFQGGSSPPSWVSLKAGKGDDFLGLQERYLPLGLEAYGCSPPAVQTRKDLELLKKATGQQ